The window CTCACCCCCAGACGATCACCTTCGGTGATCGTCTGGGGGTCTAACGGCGTGGCGTGGATTGGTTGCTCGTTGTTCGTATCCAGATTCCGGCACCACTCCCAAACATTACCCAACAGGTCACAATGGCCCAGAGGACCGTCGCCTGCCGGATAAAGCCCCACTGGCGTCGGACGGCCAACGTTCCGACCAAAATTAGCCAACTCCGGTGTCGGTTCTGTATTTCCCCAAGGATACTTTCCTCCCTGCAAAGGGGTCGCCGCCGTTTCCCATAACTTTTCACAGGGGAGACGTATGGTTTTTCCCCGTTGTGCGCTCAACCAACGGCAATACGCCATGGCCTCGAACCAGGAAACACCGGTGACGGGCCGGTTGGGATGTTCTGTCTGGGTGTCACAATCCTCCGGGCTGGTCCATGAATTTTTTTGCCGAATGGTCCAGGCTTTGTTCCACCAGCGCGGTTCTTCATACCCCCCCTGTTCCACGAACTGTTGAAATTCCTGGACCGTGACCAGATATTTTCCCAGCTTCCAACCCGTTCCGGGGACCTCGATCAACTGTTCCCGGTTCAATCTTGGGTCGCCCCCCCGTCCCAGGGCCTCGGCGGCGGTGATGCGGGTTTCGATGGGGACCTTGGCGGCCCCATCCCTGGTAAAGATGGCCATCGCCTGTTCCAGGAGTTCCCGGTATTTTTTCTCGATGTCCCGGGGTGGAGGGTAGTTCAGCACAAGCGTGGGGGCGAGCAGTCGTCCCATGATCCCGGCGATCCGGGCGTTGTCGGCCAGGGATGGGGAGGGACCGTGCAGGGTCAATACCCATCCCAGCAACCGGTCCATCGGTCCCTGGCCTCCGTCCAACAGGCATCCCGGAAGCAGGTCGATGGTTTCCCACCATTGCAGGTTGTCCAGTCGGGGTTTGATCATGGACCATGCCGCTGTCTCTTCCATCCACGACAGGTGCCGGGCCGCCATGAATTCCTGAAAGGTCAAATGCCAAAACCGGAGGCGCCCCCGTCCGACTTCTTCGATGATGCCACTGTTGAGGCATTCAAAATGAAGCCAGGCCCTCCCTTTGTGGCGGCGTTCTTCCCCGGACAATCCGGGAAAGTCGCGTAACATGATGGGATCGATGGCTTTGAGGGCGTCATCCCAATCCCAAACAGCCTGTTTTCTTTTTCCCCTGTCGCCGCCCATCATGGCATAGGCCAGCGCGACCATGGCGCGTTCCGCGAATCCATCGTTGAATCCTGCTTTTTCCCGCAAACTTTTCCGGGAGGCGATCAGCCAGCGGATGACCGCCATGTAGACCCGGGACCGCCCTTCGGGCAGTTGCCCTTCATTCCAATGGACGACACACAGGCAGGTGAGCATGACCGGGTTGGTGGCCAGACGGCGGATGGTGGGGCGGTCGAGGATGGCTTTTCCCAGTTGATCACCATAACGCCCGGCCTCGCCTCCGGGAGGTTCACCGATCGGCAGACCGTAAAAACAGGCGATCCATCGATCCAGAAAGTCCTGGATTTCCTCTTGGCCAAAGGGTTCGATCACCCCATGGAAAAAATCCATGCTTCGCATCAGTTCTACCCCAAAGGGGCGGCTGGTGACCACGATCCGGGTTTTGTCCCAATGGAGGAGGGCATTTTGAACAATGGCGAACACCCGTTCCCGCAAAGGGTCGCTGTCTACCTCATCGAGGCCATCCAACAGCAGGACGACCTGTCCATCGGTCAATTTTTGTTCCCAATCGTTCCGCCATTCCTGCACGGCATCCGTCGTGCGGTCGAGGAGGTCGAGCAGACGAAAACGATCATTCGGGCTGGAGGTGGCTTCTTTGGCCAGGAAAAGTGCCAGGTCCGAAAGACGGAGGAGCAGGGGAAGGGGGGGCGGACCGCTCTCTTCCATCCCCAAAAACCGTTTGCGCCAGGAGGTGCTGTCGGGACATTCCATCCCCAGGGCATCCCGGGCGAGCATGGTGGCGGCCAGTTTCAGAAACGTGCTCTTGCCCGCCCCCGGTTGTCCTTCGAGGAGCAAAAGTCGGTGTCTGGGAAACAGATCGGCCAGGGACAGGTGGCCTGCCGTGGTGTCGCCGCGGCTGCGCAGGGTGGTGAACAACCGTTCGATGGGGTAGCGGTTGGCGTGTTGTCCCCGTCCTTCCTTGGAACTGATCCCCTTGATATCGATGTGATCGATCTGGCCCAGCAGGGAACGCAGCCACGGGGCGATGTCGATGGTTTCCCGAGGGGGGACGACCCCGGGTGTCCAGGCACGGACCGGAATGCCGTCGGGATTTTCAGGTCCGAAGGAGACATCATGCAGAAACAGGGCCTCGCCGTTGCCGGTCACCTCCCGTTTTCGCGGCCAAAGGCGGATGGTTTTGTCCGGTTGCAGTGTACCCCAGGCGTACCCCATGAGTCGGGTTTCATTGCGGGTGCCAAACTGTTCCAGACCGAACAGCGACGCCCCCTGGAGGTAGTAACGGGGTTTGCCACCCGAGACGGCGATGGTTTCGCTGCGGTTTTTGTGCATGTGACCGTGCAGGCAGGCCAAAAACCGCTCCGGGGTGTAGAGGGTCTCCCGAAACCGTCCCTGGGCCGCTTCCGACAACCATGCGGGGGGGTGATGCATGAGCAGCAGGGCGGCCCGATCTTCCAGAATGCTCAAGGGGGATTCCCCTCCCGGTCCGGGGGCAAGCAGGGTGTGCAACTGTTCCGTGGCCACTTCCAACTGTCCCTGGACCGCATCATCCAGTGCCAGCCACGCCGAATTGAGCCCCACCACCGACAGGGGTATTTTTCCCGGCAGGTCCAGGTGAACCAGCAGGTCTCCGGGAAAATGGGACGTGGTAAACGCGATGCCGCGTTGTCGCAGGGGCGGCAGGATGGAACGTTCCAGCCAGTCCTGATAATTTTTAAAAAGGGGTACGAAATAGGTGGCGTCTTTTTCTTTCCAAAGGGTATCCAGCAGGATGGCGATTGCGGGATGATCCCGACCTTTGTCGAATTCTTTCAAAATGGCATAGGGGAGGGAGGCCATGCCCTTGGGGCGAACCAGGTCATGATTGCCCGGAACGGGGAGAATCAATGGATCGGGATGATCTGGGGTCCGCAACCATCCTGATAATTCCTTAAGAAAATGATCCAGGAATTGAAATTCCTCGGGTTGCCCCCTCCAGGTCAAATCCCCGGTGATGAAAATTACATCGGGAGGCCCTTCGCGGGCGACCTCTTCAAGGATGCTTTTTTTGAATTC of the Magnetococcales bacterium genome contains:
- a CDS encoding SUMF1/EgtB/PvdO family nonheme iron enzyme, with product MANLQTIVFYSYKGGVGRTLALASMAKYLAREGKKTFLIDFDLEAPGLHYKLRMKDEVSGGMVDLLHDFATDQKNPGQRLPELVLEPHFIEQDEGLWPGFVPMRLLAAGNPRDPGYWQRLARLNWHDIFYGPAHWGVPFFIELKEIIRKQYNPDFLLIDARTGVTEMGGAVLTLMADRAVCLFVNNEENIEGIRSIMRGVRATMRPPGAELIGVVPVVTRIPEKMASEDTLIADLRIKFNEPTKNLASTLNINEIFLLHAHPSLELNEFHKDKLNIPSDSALGMDLEKLFRFLSPEPSVPPDRPLRWLHLSDLHMGAPGRSLWWQIHQEFKKSILEEVAREGPPDVIFITGDLTWRGQPEEFQFLDHFLKELSGWLRTPDHPDPLILPVPGNHDLVRPKGMASLPYAILKEFDKGRDHPAIAILLDTLWKEKDATYFVPLFKNYQDWLERSILPPLRQRGIAFTTSHFPGDLLVHLDLPGKIPLSVVGLNSAWLALDDAVQGQLEVATEQLHTLLAPGPGGESPLSILEDRAALLLMHHPPAWLSEAAQGRFRETLYTPERFLACLHGHMHKNRSETIAVSGGKPRYYLQGASLFGLEQFGTRNETRLMGYAWGTLQPDKTIRLWPRKREVTGNGEALFLHDVSFGPENPDGIPVRAWTPGVVPPRETIDIAPWLRSLLGQIDHIDIKGISSKEGRGQHANRYPIERLFTTLRSRGDTTAGHLSLADLFPRHRLLLLEGQPGAGKSTFLKLAATMLARDALGMECPDSTSWRKRFLGMEESGPPPLPLLLRLSDLALFLAKEATSSPNDRFRLLDLLDRTTDAVQEWRNDWEQKLTDGQVVLLLDGLDEVDSDPLRERVFAIVQNALLHWDKTRIVVTSRPFGVELMRSMDFFHGVIEPFGQEEIQDFLDRWIACFYGLPIGEPPGGEAGRYGDQLGKAILDRPTIRRLATNPVMLTCLCVVHWNEGQLPEGRSRVYMAVIRWLIASRKSLREKAGFNDGFAERAMVALAYAMMGGDRGKRKQAVWDWDDALKAIDPIMLRDFPGLSGEERRHKGRAWLHFECLNSGIIEEVGRGRLRFWHLTFQEFMAARHLSWMEETAAWSMIKPRLDNLQWWETIDLLPGCLLDGGQGPMDRLLGWVLTLHGPSPSLADNARIAGIMGRLLAPTLVLNYPPPRDIEKKYRELLEQAMAIFTRDGAAKVPIETRITAAEALGRGGDPRLNREQLIEVPGTGWKLGKYLVTVQEFQQFVEQGGYEEPRWWNKAWTIRQKNSWTSPEDCDTQTEHPNRPVTGVSWFEAMAYCRWLSAQRGKTIRLPCEKLWETAATPLQGGKYPWGNTEPTPELANFGRNVGRPTPVGLYPAGDGPLGHCDLLGNVWEWCRNLDTNNEQPIHATPLDPQTITEGDRLGVRGGSWRRPAFLLRVGFRDGRLAGYRGVNLGFRLAAPASR